The Armatimonadota bacterium genome includes a window with the following:
- the murG gene encoding UDP-N-acetylglucosamine--N-acetylmuramyl-(pentapeptide) pyrophosphoryl-undecaprenol N-acetylglucosamine transferase — MASALQELHPGLRLLYAGRSGGLEERLAVAAGLPFAGLPGRPLVSGAGALSAAAHLARGVLAAARMLAREQPACVVGTGGFASAAVCAAQAARRRPLVLVDGNALPGRTVRLLARRADAVCTAFEEAAKSLTGCRVVRTGYPVRAEFAACRDTGACRRAFGLREDAFTLVVVGGSQGAQFLNQLVCESASTLVAAGVQILHQTGSRDTLQDAPDVPGWVRVEYIEDVAGAFAAADLVVSRAGASTLAELALQGAAAILVPYPHAQGDHQRLNALSLASEGRAILADQQDLTPQRFINLIKDALARPEELQRLRERIRQWATPSAAHDVARLALEAAAGRGTASKRDQGLPGSYRT; from the coding sequence GTGGCATCGGCGCTGCAGGAGCTTCATCCCGGTCTCCGGCTGCTCTACGCAGGTAGAAGCGGCGGACTGGAGGAGCGCCTGGCCGTTGCTGCTGGACTGCCGTTCGCCGGTCTGCCCGGACGGCCGCTGGTCTCGGGAGCGGGTGCCCTCAGCGCGGCAGCGCATCTGGCGCGAGGCGTGCTCGCCGCCGCCCGGATGCTGGCGCGAGAGCAGCCGGCGTGCGTCGTGGGAACCGGCGGGTTCGCCAGCGCCGCCGTGTGCGCGGCTCAGGCGGCGCGGCGGCGGCCACTGGTGCTGGTAGATGGAAATGCCCTCCCCGGGCGAACGGTGCGTCTGCTGGCCCGGCGGGCCGACGCCGTCTGCACAGCCTTTGAAGAGGCTGCCAAATCTCTGACCGGCTGCCGGGTGGTTCGCACCGGGTATCCCGTGCGGGCGGAGTTCGCCGCTTGCCGGGACACAGGCGCGTGCCGCCGGGCGTTCGGCTTGCGGGAGGATGCCTTTACGCTGGTGGTGGTGGGAGGCAGCCAGGGCGCGCAGTTTTTAAACCAGCTGGTGTGCGAAAGCGCCTCCACTCTTGTGGCCGCAGGAGTGCAGATTCTTCACCAGACCGGCTCGCGGGACACGTTGCAGGATGCGCCGGACGTGCCAGGCTGGGTGCGGGTAGAATACATCGAGGATGTCGCGGGGGCCTTCGCGGCGGCGGATCTTGTGGTTTCGAGGGCCGGGGCTTCCACGCTGGCGGAGTTGGCCCTGCAGGGCGCGGCGGCGATACTGGTGCCGTATCCGCATGCTCAGGGTGATCATCAACGGCTGAATGCGCTTTCTCTGGCGTCAGAGGGACGGGCCATTTTGGCCGATCAGCAGGATCTGACGCCGCAGCGCTTTATCAACCTCATAAAGGATGCCCTCGCCCGCCCCGAGGAGCTTCAGCGTCTGCGGGAGCGCATCCGCCAGTGGGCGACGCCCAGCGCGGCGCACGATGTGGCCCGCCTGGCCCTGGAAGCAGCGGCCGGACGCGGGACGGCATCGAAGCGGGATCAGGGCTTGCCGGGGAGTTACAGGACGTGA
- the spoVE gene encoding stage V sporulation protein E: MRPREGSPDAVVLVVYAVLAVLGTFFMASASYASAARNLGTPYYFVSRHIVFLLVSGAVFSFLYRRFREPLWRAVGLPAFGLLLALNAWTAVYGAEANGARRWLKFGPVTLQPSEFLKVALVLALAVWLSSQAGNVRRFWPGFGVAMLMTLMAAAVVVAQSDLGTALVILGTGLTVIFCAGAHLRHVFLALAGMSAAVAVLIRVQPYRMERVYAWLEPWKHKSDEAYQVVQSFYAFGQGGWHGVGLGQGQAKYFIPAPHTDFVFATIAEETGILGPFFILVLFSLLALSGIRVARLARSPFARMGAAGVVAFLCGQALLNIAVVTGSVPCTGVPLPFISYGGSSLLAGSMAMAFLYTLSRKVPARIQGASNEHRDYGRGDGGTHLSGSGRGIGAAGASSRSPAALRR, from the coding sequence ATGAGACCCAGGGAGGGGTCCCCGGATGCTGTGGTGCTGGTGGTTTACGCAGTTCTGGCTGTTTTGGGAACCTTCTTCATGGCCAGCGCCAGCTATGCGTCTGCAGCTCGCAACCTTGGGACGCCCTATTACTTCGTCAGCCGGCACATCGTCTTTCTGCTGGTCTCGGGGGCCGTGTTCTCCTTTCTCTACCGTCGTTTCCGGGAGCCACTCTGGCGCGCAGTAGGGTTGCCGGCATTCGGGCTGCTCCTGGCACTCAATGCCTGGACGGCGGTCTACGGGGCGGAGGCCAACGGGGCGCGGCGCTGGCTCAAGTTCGGCCCTGTGACACTGCAGCCGTCGGAGTTCCTTAAGGTGGCGCTGGTGCTGGCCCTGGCTGTCTGGCTTTCCTCGCAAGCGGGCAATGTCCGGCGGTTCTGGCCCGGCTTCGGGGTGGCGATGCTGATGACCCTGATGGCCGCGGCAGTGGTGGTGGCGCAGAGCGATCTTGGAACCGCCCTGGTCATCTTGGGTACGGGTCTGACCGTCATCTTCTGCGCCGGAGCGCATTTGCGGCACGTTTTTCTGGCGCTGGCCGGGATGAGCGCGGCAGTGGCGGTGCTGATCCGCGTGCAGCCTTATCGAATGGAGCGGGTCTACGCGTGGCTCGAGCCCTGGAAGCACAAGTCCGACGAAGCCTATCAGGTGGTGCAATCCTTCTACGCCTTCGGTCAAGGGGGATGGCACGGTGTTGGCCTGGGGCAGGGGCAGGCGAAGTATTTCATTCCGGCTCCGCATACCGACTTTGTGTTCGCCACAATCGCCGAAGAGACCGGCATTCTGGGGCCTTTCTTCATTCTGGTGCTTTTCAGCCTTTTGGCTCTCAGCGGAATCAGGGTGGCCCGTCTTGCAAGGAGCCCTTTTGCCCGGATGGGGGCTGCGGGTGTTGTGGCTTTCCTCTGTGGGCAGGCTCTGCTGAACATCGCCGTCGTGACTGGCAGCGTCCCCTGCACGGGAGTTCCGCTTCCGTTCATCAGCTACGGGGGATCCTCGCTGCTGGCGGGATCCATGGCGATGGCCTTCCTCTACACCCTGTCCCGGAAGGTTCCGGCCAGGATTCAGGGGGCATCCAATGAACATCGTGATTACGGGAGGGGGGACGGGGGGACACATCTATCCGGCTCTGGCCGTGGCATCGGCGCTGCAGGAGCTTCATCCCGGTCTCCGGCTGCTCTACGCAGGTAG
- the murD gene encoding UDP-N-acetylmuramoylalanine--D-glutamate ligase, translating to MSALPGNRLLVLGYGVSGRAVAEAARQIGCSIHVYDDVFGTDGKAAPADLVGTAVALEDLSTLPIDFCVASPGIPPMHSALQMLRRRKVPVIGEIELGSLLCRAPVAAITGTNGKSTTTVLAGRMLQASGRRCFIGGNLSAEGYDLPFVTAVMQAGPEDVIVAEVSSFQLELCFTFRPRVAAFLNISEDHLNRYSSVEEYAEAKMRIFQAQTAEDFAVIGVDCPLVRRLADRISCRKLGFSALDEVREGAFLRGDELVLRLEGREEVFARTGETALWAPYDRLNLLAAACVAAAMGATPEGIRQAALSFKGLPHRLEDCGMAGGVRWINSSMCTNPEAGAEAARAVAGRFPLVLIAGGAQKECGYADWGRIVAECARSVILVGRDRNVLRNALEDAGRRDALEARSLAEAMEIARAAARPGDAVLLAPAMASFDEFSDFRHRGRVFREIVERYRREAEP from the coding sequence GTGAGCGCCCTGCCGGGCAATCGCCTGTTGGTGCTGGGCTACGGCGTGTCCGGTCGTGCAGTGGCAGAAGCCGCGCGGCAGATCGGGTGCTCCATTCACGTCTATGACGATGTCTTTGGGACCGATGGAAAAGCTGCGCCCGCCGATCTGGTGGGGACGGCGGTTGCCTTGGAGGACCTTTCCACCCTGCCCATTGACTTCTGCGTCGCCAGCCCCGGCATTCCCCCGATGCATTCAGCCCTCCAGATGCTTCGCAGGCGCAAAGTGCCTGTCATCGGTGAGATCGAACTCGGTTCCCTGCTGTGCCGCGCACCCGTGGCGGCTATAACTGGCACCAACGGCAAATCCACCACCACCGTGCTGGCCGGACGGATGCTTCAAGCGTCGGGGCGGCGATGTTTCATCGGCGGCAACCTCAGTGCGGAAGGTTATGACCTGCCTTTCGTCACCGCGGTGATGCAGGCGGGGCCGGAGGACGTCATCGTGGCCGAAGTCTCCAGCTTTCAGTTGGAGCTCTGTTTCACGTTCCGGCCTAGGGTCGCGGCGTTTCTGAACATCTCCGAGGATCACCTGAACCGCTATTCCAGCGTGGAGGAGTATGCGGAAGCCAAGATGCGGATCTTCCAGGCGCAGACCGCCGAGGATTTTGCCGTCATTGGCGTCGACTGCCCTTTGGTGAGGCGGCTGGCGGATCGTATCTCCTGCCGGAAGCTTGGGTTCTCGGCCCTGGATGAGGTGCGGGAAGGAGCGTTCCTGCGGGGAGACGAGCTGGTGCTGCGGCTGGAAGGGCGTGAGGAGGTTTTCGCCCGAACCGGCGAGACGGCTCTCTGGGCGCCTTATGACCGGTTGAACCTGCTGGCCGCCGCGTGCGTGGCCGCTGCGATGGGTGCCACACCCGAGGGCATCCGCCAGGCTGCGCTGAGCTTCAAGGGTCTTCCGCATCGTCTGGAGGACTGCGGAATGGCAGGAGGAGTGCGCTGGATCAACAGCTCCATGTGCACCAACCCGGAGGCTGGCGCGGAGGCTGCGCGCGCGGTTGCCGGGAGATTCCCCCTGGTGCTCATCGCTGGCGGCGCTCAGAAGGAGTGCGGTTATGCGGACTGGGGCAGGATTGTGGCGGAGTGCGCCCGGAGTGTGATACTCGTGGGACGGGACCGCAATGTGCTAAGGAATGCTCTGGAGGACGCGGGCCGCCGGGATGCATTGGAAGCCCGGAGTCTGGCTGAGGCGATGGAGATCGCTAGGGCCGCGGCACGGCCGGGAGACGCCGTGCTGCTTGCGCCGGCTATGGCCAGCTTCGATGAATTCTCTGACTTCCGCCACCGCGGACGCGTGTTCCGGGAGATCGTGGAGAGATATCGCAGGGAGGCAGAGCCATGA
- the mraY gene encoding phospho-N-acetylmuramoyl-pentapeptide-transferase has protein sequence MNVWSDSAAATGALAAFLVTLALMPAGIGWLRRLNFGQNVREDGPEAHRSKAGTPTMGGVLFIPPGVAACVWVASRGGEGAGAYSLLAGLFTLAGLGIGWLDDYRSIKRGKSLGLKAREKLVLQFAFSALFLAGIRLFHPVLGSFPSNAALSLYSGGWESFVLALIACVWVINAANIADGLDGLAAGQGIVAVVSIVLFASVARPFSPALHLAPLAMTGALLAFLCFNAPPARVFMGDAGSIALGCFIAGFGLLLVPLWALALATAVWSLEALSVVLQVVYFKLTGGKRIFRMAPIHHHFELCGWPESHVTMRFIAASVLLGILLPMAVRGWLLP, from the coding sequence TTGAACGTCTGGTCGGATAGCGCTGCTGCAACGGGGGCGCTTGCGGCGTTTCTGGTCACGCTGGCGCTGATGCCTGCGGGCATCGGCTGGCTGCGCCGCCTGAACTTCGGGCAAAACGTGCGGGAAGATGGCCCCGAAGCGCACCGCAGCAAGGCCGGTACTCCGACGATGGGAGGCGTCCTGTTCATCCCTCCGGGCGTGGCAGCGTGTGTATGGGTTGCCTCACGGGGAGGAGAGGGGGCGGGCGCATATTCTCTGCTGGCCGGGCTTTTCACCCTTGCGGGCCTTGGCATCGGCTGGCTGGACGACTACCGCTCCATCAAGCGAGGGAAGTCCCTGGGCTTGAAGGCGAGGGAGAAGCTGGTTCTTCAGTTCGCCTTTTCGGCGCTGTTCCTTGCGGGCATTCGTCTCTTTCATCCTGTGTTGGGCTCGTTTCCCAGCAACGCCGCCTTGAGCCTGTATTCCGGAGGATGGGAGAGCTTCGTTCTGGCGCTCATCGCCTGCGTGTGGGTCATCAATGCCGCAAACATCGCTGACGGGCTGGACGGCCTGGCGGCGGGGCAAGGCATTGTGGCCGTCGTCTCCATTGTGCTGTTTGCGTCAGTCGCCCGGCCGTTTTCCCCGGCCCTGCACCTCGCTCCGCTCGCAATGACCGGCGCCTTGCTGGCGTTTCTTTGCTTCAATGCTCCGCCCGCGCGTGTTTTCATGGGCGACGCCGGATCCATCGCGCTGGGTTGCTTCATCGCCGGCTTCGGGTTGCTGCTTGTGCCTCTCTGGGCGCTGGCTCTGGCGACGGCCGTCTGGTCGCTGGAGGCGCTTTCCGTGGTGCTACAGGTGGTGTATTTCAAGCTCACGGGCGGCAAGCGCATCTTCCGGATGGCTCCCATCCACCACCACTTCGAGCTTTGCGGATGGCCGGAGTCTCACGTGACAATGAGGTTTATCGCGGCGAGCGTGCTGCTTGGCATCTTGCTCCCGATGGCCGTGAGAGGATGGCTGCTCCCGTGA
- the murF gene encoding UDP-N-acetylmuramoyl-tripeptide--D-alanyl-D-alanine ligase gives MRDLSLQEIASACGGDIPAGAEQTRVVAVVTDSRKCVPGALFVALSGERTDGHQFVRAAFGKGASAAMVRRDWYRSQVDALPGPCVSVDDPLAALGRLGHWARKLADIPVVGLTGSMGKTTTREMLALLLRLHHRPLVSPANLNTEIGVPLTLLDLDETHDCAVIEMAMRGRGQIAELCRIARPTAGLITNIGLAHLELLGSQQAIAESKAELLEGLPAGAWSVLPAEGAFAGFLRGKAPGPVITFGTSADADFRVEDLQLDASGCAQFILVRGGDRVPVALRVPGEFHALNAAAAVAAAARFGVTLQEAAGALSRYEGFDRRSRVVQAPAGWTVFDDTYNASPDAMEGALRGLAAMKSAGRKIAVLGDMRELGEVCQAEHERIGRAVIEAAPAMLVTVGEDSRIIQRSALQGGYPGETHHFASSGEAAEFLAGEVRAGDLVLVKGSRALEMERVVERLVG, from the coding sequence ATGCGGGATCTCTCACTTCAGGAGATCGCGTCCGCGTGTGGAGGGGATATCCCCGCCGGGGCGGAGCAGACACGCGTTGTCGCCGTGGTGACGGACTCCCGGAAGTGCGTGCCTGGCGCGCTGTTCGTGGCGCTATCGGGAGAGAGGACCGACGGCCACCAGTTCGTCCGGGCCGCGTTCGGGAAGGGCGCCTCTGCCGCTATGGTGCGCCGGGATTGGTACCGCAGTCAGGTGGATGCCTTGCCGGGGCCGTGCGTTTCGGTGGATGACCCGTTGGCAGCCCTTGGCCGGCTGGGGCATTGGGCGCGAAAACTGGCGGATATTCCCGTGGTGGGCCTGACCGGCAGCATGGGAAAGACCACCACCCGCGAGATGCTGGCTCTTTTGCTCCGGCTTCATCACAGGCCGCTGGTCAGCCCGGCCAATCTCAACACCGAGATTGGTGTCCCTCTCACTCTGCTGGATCTGGACGAGACCCATGACTGCGCGGTCATAGAGATGGCCATGCGGGGACGCGGGCAGATTGCGGAGCTCTGCCGCATTGCGCGGCCAACCGCCGGTTTGATCACTAATATAGGACTGGCTCATCTGGAGCTTCTCGGATCTCAGCAGGCTATCGCTGAATCCAAGGCAGAGCTTCTGGAGGGGCTTCCGGCAGGAGCCTGGTCCGTGCTCCCGGCGGAAGGAGCGTTCGCGGGGTTTTTGCGCGGGAAGGCCCCGGGGCCGGTCATTACGTTCGGGACGTCGGCGGATGCGGATTTCCGGGTTGAAGATCTCCAACTGGACGCGAGCGGCTGCGCGCAGTTCATTCTTGTGCGGGGCGGCGACCGTGTCCCGGTGGCGCTGCGGGTCCCTGGTGAGTTCCACGCCCTGAACGCGGCTGCCGCCGTGGCTGCAGCGGCGCGATTCGGAGTTACCCTGCAAGAAGCGGCGGGGGCGCTTTCGCGCTACGAAGGTTTCGACAGGCGCTCAAGGGTGGTGCAGGCTCCGGCTGGCTGGACGGTCTTTGACGACACCTACAACGCCAGCCCGGATGCGATGGAGGGAGCGCTACGCGGCCTGGCCGCCATGAAATCCGCAGGCCGCAAGATCGCCGTGCTCGGCGATATGCGCGAGCTGGGGGAAGTCTGCCAGGCAGAGCACGAGCGGATCGGGCGTGCTGTTATCGAAGCCGCCCCGGCTATGCTGGTGACCGTGGGCGAGGATTCGCGCATCATCCAGCGGTCTGCACTGCAAGGCGGCTATCCCGGCGAAACCCATCATTTCGCCTCCAGTGGGGAGGCGGCGGAGTTTCTGGCCGGGGAGGTCCGGGCGGGGGATCTGGTTCTTGTGAAGGGTTCGCGTGCCCTGGAGATGGAGCGTGTCGTTGAACGTCTGGTCGGATAG
- the murE gene encoding UDP-N-acetylmuramoyl-L-alanyl-D-glutamate--2,6-diaminopimelate ligase, which translates to MFVALREAGSDGHRYIPDAIKNGAAALLVERLESQAPPDVAVFRVEDTWKAYGPAAAAIYGHPSRSLSVFAVTGTNGKTSTTHLIRSICRAAGLRTGLIGTLGACIQDEWLEVPHTTPYAGDLQQMLARMREAGLQAVAMEASSHALAQHRLDGVVVSVAVFTNLTRDHLDFHGSMEAYFCAKARLFTDFADEAGEDFVSVVNVDDPCGRERLVGMARGRVVTYGLAPDAEVHASDPRSGRNGACFVLQSPAGSRKVRLKLGGLFNISNALAAAAACLSRGVDIDAVCRGLEETTGVPGRFELVSCGQPFACVVDYAHTPDGLENVLSSARRLASGRVIVVFGCGGDRDRTKRPLMGEIASRLADVAVLTSDNPRSEDPAAIAEDVLRGIPQERRGSLIVELDRANAIASAVSLAKEGDVVVVAGKGHETYQIFADRTIPFDDREAVRRALAEAGYGRKEDSG; encoded by the coding sequence ATGTTCGTCGCCCTCCGCGAAGCGGGCTCGGACGGGCATCGCTACATCCCCGATGCTATCAAAAACGGCGCGGCCGCTCTGTTGGTGGAGCGTCTAGAGTCGCAGGCTCCGCCGGACGTGGCGGTGTTCCGGGTGGAAGACACCTGGAAGGCCTACGGTCCTGCCGCTGCGGCCATTTATGGCCATCCTTCCCGCTCGCTGTCGGTGTTCGCCGTGACGGGGACCAACGGCAAGACGTCCACCACCCATCTCATCCGCAGCATCTGCCGGGCGGCGGGACTGCGCACGGGGCTGATAGGCACGCTGGGAGCCTGCATTCAGGACGAGTGGCTGGAGGTCCCCCACACCACGCCGTATGCGGGCGATCTTCAGCAGATGTTGGCCCGAATGCGGGAAGCGGGGTTGCAGGCGGTCGCTATGGAGGCGAGTAGCCACGCCCTGGCTCAACACAGGTTGGATGGAGTCGTTGTGAGCGTCGCCGTGTTCACCAACCTTACGCGGGATCACCTGGACTTCCACGGCTCCATGGAGGCGTACTTTTGCGCAAAGGCCCGATTATTCACGGACTTCGCGGATGAGGCCGGCGAGGATTTCGTCTCGGTGGTGAATGTGGATGATCCATGCGGGCGGGAGCGACTAGTAGGTATGGCGAGAGGGCGGGTGGTGACGTACGGTCTGGCTCCGGATGCCGAGGTGCATGCTTCAGATCCTCGCTCTGGCCGCAACGGCGCTTGCTTCGTGTTGCAGAGTCCGGCTGGGTCGCGCAAGGTCCGGCTGAAGCTGGGAGGATTGTTCAACATCAGCAACGCGCTCGCTGCGGCTGCCGCGTGCCTGAGCAGAGGGGTGGATATCGATGCTGTCTGCCGTGGCCTGGAGGAAACGACGGGTGTTCCGGGGCGCTTCGAGCTGGTCTCATGCGGACAGCCTTTCGCCTGTGTTGTGGACTATGCTCATACGCCGGATGGTCTGGAGAACGTGCTGTCCAGCGCGCGAAGGCTTGCATCCGGACGGGTCATCGTGGTCTTTGGATGTGGGGGAGATCGCGACCGCACCAAGCGGCCGCTGATGGGCGAGATCGCCTCTCGGCTGGCGGATGTGGCGGTGCTGACCTCGGACAATCCCCGTTCGGAGGATCCGGCCGCCATCGCTGAGGATGTGCTGAGAGGCATTCCACAGGAACGGCGCGGATCACTCATCGTGGAGCTGGACCGGGCGAATGCCATCGCTTCGGCTGTCAGTCTTGCCAAGGAGGGGGATGTGGTGGTGGTCGCCGGAAAGGGCCACGAGACATACCAGATCTTTGCGGACCGCACCATACCGTTCGATGACCGGGAAGCCGTCCGGCGGGCTCTGGCCGAAGCCGGTTACGGAAGGAAGGAGGATTCCGGCTGA
- a CDS encoding stage V sporulation protein D gives MAGMARQQTARLIRWRAGVFRFLLLAAYVGLLVRTGYLQTIKVDEFRRRASLDRKQETELPAERGRILDRNGRVLAYNVEECTVYVTPRIIGDKHLAAKVIARNVGIAEEEVLSRLTSRSRRFVLARSVPVENAVRLRQELLALGPAPRINGVEVEHRSRRVYPLGSLGAKVIGAVNSVGVPVAGVEAWANDMLKGIPGSIEADFDRSGRPIPTRLRKTRPPRPGRDVVLTLDSRLQFAVEQALEEQVKKFGASSASCIVMDPSTGEILALAEYPSFDPNNLKPQDVRSRRVEPSTLTHLYEPGSTVKLFTAAAALEHGLGGVASRCTGVIKVGSATVRCPCSVRRSEPGAPVTVKRMLQYSCNTEAVTLARRMGPETLYRELEKFGLLDKLEVRGLGKTVAGLLPDPRKPDQRWSQMRLANVAFGQGVATSRMAMTAAYAAVANGGTLVRPQVIREIRDPSGMRVRQFRRDILGRILEPEESARLKEYLAAVVTDGTGKNAAVEGVPTGGKTGSAQIPAAGGRGFEPGGYITSFCGFAPLDDPAVVALVTVERPRGSTHGSAVAAPVFRQVAAKALWCVGKAAKSHVAGRGATQGFGGAGRATEG, from the coding sequence ATGGCGGGAATGGCCAGGCAGCAGACGGCACGGCTGATTAGGTGGAGGGCGGGAGTTTTCCGTTTTCTTCTGCTTGCGGCCTATGTCGGACTGTTGGTGCGTACGGGCTACCTGCAGACCATCAAGGTGGATGAGTTCCGCCGCCGCGCTAGCCTGGATCGGAAGCAGGAGACCGAGCTTCCCGCAGAGCGCGGTCGCATTCTGGACCGCAACGGACGTGTCCTCGCTTACAACGTCGAGGAGTGCACCGTCTACGTCACTCCCCGCATCATCGGGGACAAGCATCTGGCAGCGAAAGTTATCGCCCGGAACGTGGGGATCGCGGAAGAAGAGGTGCTTTCGCGCCTCACGTCCCGTTCGCGCCGGTTTGTTCTGGCCCGCTCCGTCCCAGTAGAAAACGCCGTGCGGCTCCGGCAGGAGCTGCTTGCTCTCGGGCCAGCACCGCGTATCAACGGAGTGGAGGTGGAGCACCGCTCGCGGCGGGTCTATCCCCTTGGCAGTTTGGGGGCCAAGGTCATCGGGGCGGTTAACTCGGTCGGAGTCCCCGTGGCCGGCGTGGAAGCGTGGGCCAATGACATGCTCAAAGGAATTCCCGGGTCGATCGAGGCAGACTTCGACCGCAGTGGGAGACCCATCCCGACACGGCTCCGCAAGACCCGTCCGCCACGTCCGGGACGGGACGTCGTCCTGACACTAGACAGCCGCCTTCAGTTCGCCGTGGAACAGGCTCTGGAGGAACAGGTCAAGAAGTTCGGTGCATCCAGCGCCTCCTGCATTGTGATGGACCCCTCGACGGGCGAGATCCTGGCCCTGGCGGAGTATCCTTCGTTCGATCCCAACAACCTGAAGCCGCAGGATGTCAGGAGTAGACGGGTCGAGCCGTCCACGCTGACTCATCTGTACGAGCCGGGCTCGACAGTGAAGCTGTTCACCGCCGCAGCTGCCCTGGAGCACGGGCTGGGTGGTGTCGCCAGCCGATGCACGGGCGTAATCAAGGTGGGATCGGCCACCGTGCGGTGCCCCTGCTCCGTGAGGCGCTCTGAGCCGGGCGCACCGGTGACGGTGAAGCGGATGCTCCAGTATTCCTGCAATACGGAAGCCGTCACTCTGGCCCGCCGGATGGGGCCGGAGACTCTGTACCGTGAGCTTGAGAAATTCGGTCTTCTGGACAAGCTGGAAGTTCGCGGGCTGGGCAAAACGGTGGCGGGCCTGCTTCCCGATCCCCGCAAGCCTGACCAGAGGTGGTCGCAGATGCGGCTGGCGAACGTGGCGTTCGGGCAGGGTGTGGCTACCAGCCGGATGGCAATGACCGCAGCTTATGCGGCCGTGGCCAACGGGGGGACGCTGGTGCGTCCACAGGTCATCCGGGAGATCCGGGATCCTTCGGGAATGCGGGTGCGGCAGTTCCGGCGAGACATCCTCGGGCGCATACTGGAGCCTGAAGAGAGTGCTCGTCTCAAGGAATATCTGGCTGCCGTCGTGACAGACGGCACGGGAAAGAACGCCGCAGTCGAGGGGGTCCCGACGGGCGGCAAGACGGGAAGCGCTCAGATCCCGGCCGCCGGGGGGCGCGGGTTTGAACCGGGCGGGTACATCACCAGTTTTTGCGGCTTCGCGCCGCTGGACGATCCGGCTGTGGTGGCGCTGGTGACGGTGGAGCGGCCCAGGGGTTCCACTCACGGGTCGGCGGTGGCCGCTCCTGTTTTCCGCCAGGTGGCCGCCAAGGCGCTGTGGTGCGTGGGAAAGGCGGCCAAAAGCCACGTGGCCGGACGTGGCGCGACGCAGGGTTTCGGAGGAGCCGGAAGGGCAACAGAAGGATAG
- the rsmH gene encoding ribosomal RNA small subunit methyltransferase H, with amino-acid sequence MGGDAPYHIPAMAGEVLELLEPANGGLWVDCTVGGGGHAALICARLGPDATLLGIDRDPLALEAAGERLKGCLCRLALERAHFSRAGDLVDRLGGSVSGALWDLGVSSHQLDRGAGFSIRDLDAPLDMRQDPEQDLCAADIVNRAGEKEIADILFRNSDEKFSRRIAARIVRARPLRTVGDLMRCVDEALPGGYRLRDDVKRRVAQALRMEVNRELRELQQSLEAVCRRLVPGGRAVVLSYHSGEDRLVKQFFRSAGREGWLKVLTPRPLRPSEEECRRNPRARPARLRAAERLR; translated from the coding sequence TTGGGCGGAGACGCCCCGTATCACATTCCCGCGATGGCGGGAGAAGTACTGGAGCTGCTGGAGCCCGCAAACGGCGGGCTGTGGGTGGATTGCACCGTTGGAGGAGGGGGGCACGCGGCGCTGATCTGCGCCAGGCTGGGGCCGGATGCCACCTTGCTGGGCATAGACCGGGATCCGCTTGCGCTGGAGGCGGCCGGTGAGAGGCTGAAGGGTTGTCTGTGCCGGCTGGCGCTGGAACGGGCCCATTTCAGCCGCGCCGGAGATCTGGTGGACCGGCTGGGTGGAAGCGTGTCGGGCGCTCTTTGGGATCTGGGCGTCTCCAGCCACCAGCTGGACCGCGGAGCAGGGTTCTCGATCAGGGATCTGGACGCTCCGCTGGATATGCGGCAGGACCCAGAGCAGGATCTGTGCGCGGCGGACATCGTGAACCGCGCCGGCGAAAAAGAGATCGCGGACATCCTGTTCCGCAACTCAGATGAGAAGTTTTCCAGAAGGATCGCGGCCCGGATTGTGCGGGCCAGGCCGCTCAGGACCGTCGGGGACCTGATGCGATGCGTGGACGAGGCGCTGCCGGGAGGATACCGCCTGCGGGACGACGTGAAGCGCCGCGTCGCGCAGGCCCTCAGGATGGAGGTCAACCGGGAACTGCGGGAGTTGCAGCAGTCGCTGGAGGCGGTCTGCCGGAGACTGGTTCCCGGAGGCAGGGCGGTGGTCCTTTCCTATCATTCCGGGGAGGACCGGCTGGTGAAGCAGTTTTTCCGGAGCGCAGGCCGGGAGGGATGGCTCAAGGTGCTGACTCCCCGGCCGCTCAGGCCTTCCGAAGAGGAGTGCCGCCGGAATCCCAGGGCGCGCCCAGCGAGGTTGAGGGCAGCCGAACGGCTCCGGTGA
- the mraZ gene encoding transcriptional regulator MraZ, with the protein MADTLGSFMVGTSSHTIDPDGRFIIPQRMRRTLGNSIVITRGIEDCLWMMPEKAFEEMVAQWKERQSPWDQSSRVVGRRFIGQSVILEPDRNSRIVIPQHLREAAGLSENIVAVAIGDRVELWNAKKWASFDGSLTQEEVQAAVDRMFSGTGREENAAEAPAA; encoded by the coding sequence GTGGCAGACACACTCGGCAGCTTTATGGTTGGCACGTCCAGCCACACGATCGACCCGGACGGGAGATTCATCATCCCTCAGAGGATGAGACGGACTCTCGGCAACAGCATCGTCATCACCCGGGGCATCGAAGACTGCCTGTGGATGATGCCGGAAAAAGCGTTTGAGGAGATGGTGGCTCAGTGGAAGGAGCGTCAGTCTCCTTGGGACCAGAGCAGCCGGGTGGTCGGGCGGAGGTTCATCGGACAGTCGGTCATTCTGGAACCCGACCGCAATTCCCGCATCGTCATCCCACAGCACCTGCGAGAGGCTGCAGGGCTGAGTGAAAACATCGTGGCGGTGGCCATCGGCGACCGGGTGGAGCTGTGGAACGCCAAGAAGTGGGCCAGTTTTGACGGGAGCCTGACTCAGGAAGAGGTTCAGGCCGCCGTGGACAGGATGTTCTCGGGCACCGGGCGTGAAGAGAACGCCGCGGAGGCCCCGGCGGCCTGA